From the Spirochaetaceae bacterium genome, the window GGCTGGCGGCCGCCGGCTTCGTGGCGGCCGCTCCGGAGCTGTATCATCGCCAGGATCCGCCGCCGGAAGAACCGCTCGAGCGGATGGCGCTGCTGCGCGACGACGAGATCATCGCCGACTGCAACGCCGTGCTCGACCACCTGGGCGCCGGCGGCACCGCCGGCACGGGGCGTCCGGTTGCGGTGGTGGGGTTCTGCATGGGCGGGCGGGTCGCGTACCTGCTGGCCGCGGCGAGCGACCGCCTGCGCGGCGCGGTGGCGTTCTACGGGGGCAACACGCGCGCGGCGTGGGGAGACGGCGCGGCACCGTTCGACCGCCTCGGCGAGATCGCCTGCCCGGTGCTCGGCTTCTTCGGCGGACGCGACGGCAACCCGTCTCCGGAGGATCGCGACGCCATCGACGCCGAGCTGACCCGCCACGGCGTGGAACATCGCTTCGAGAGCTTCGCCGGCGCCGGTCACGGCTACATGGACTTTACCAACCCGACGCGCTACCACACGGAGGCCGCGGCCGAGTCGTGGCCGCTCACCGTGCAGTTCCTGGCCCGCCATCTTGGTACCGGGTGAGCAGCGCGGCAGCGGACGCTGAACGGATCGGGAAGTGAACGGCGGCGAGCTGGCCGGCCGGGCCGCGATCGTGCCGGGCGGCGCCGGCGGCATCGGCAGCGCGGTGTGCCGGGAGCTCGCCGGGCGGGGAGCGGCGGTGGTGGTGGCGGACCTGGACCTGGAGCAGGCGCGCGCGGTGGCCGCGGCGCTGCCGGGCGCCGGACATGACGCGGTGGCCGTGGACGTGGCCGACGGCGCGGCGGTGCGGGCAGCGGTACAGGGCGCGGCGGCGGCGCGCGAGCGGATCGACCTGCTGGTGTACTGCGCCGGCAACAACATCAAGGCGCCCTCCCTGGAACTGAGCGCCGCGCAGTGGCGGTCTGCCCTGGACAGTCACCTGACCGGGGCGTTCCTGTTCAGCCAGGCGGTGGGCCGCCACCTGGTTGCGCGCGGCAGCGGCGGGCGCATGGTGTACGTGTCGTCGGTCGGGGCGTGGGCGCCGATCCCCGAACGCGGCGCCTACAGTCCCTCCAAGGCGGCGCTCAACAGCCTCGCCGGCATGCTCGCCGTGGAGTGGGCGCGCTACGGCATCAACGTGAACACGGTGTGTCCGGGCGTGGCCGCCACCGCGATGACCACGCTGGTGTACTCACGCGATCCGGCGCTGCGCTCGTCGCGCCGCAAGCGCATGCCGATCCCGCGCGAGGTGTATCCCGAGGAGATCGCGGCGCTGGTGGCGTTCCTGTGCGGCCCCGGCGGCGACTACATCAACGGCGCCGCGATCCCGATCGACGGCGGCTTCCTGCAGTCCGGTTTCATGCCGGAGCCGAACCTGGAGGCGGACCCGGGGCAGCGGCCGCCGGACCGGGACTGACCACTCGCCGGGCGCGCCGCGCCGCCGCGCGCGCCGCAAGGGCGGGCGCCTTCGCGGCGGCAGCAACGCGGCGACGTTCCGGCGGGCCGGCGTTCCGTTCCGGCGGGCCGGCGTTCCGTTCCGGCGGGCCGGCGTTCCGTTCCGGCGGGCCGGGTCAGAGGGAGAGGGGCGGGCCGCCGTCCGGGCGCAGGTGCTCGCGGCACAGCGCCTCGACCTCGCGGCGCAGGGCGGACCGGCGCACCCCGTTGCGTGCGCAGGCGTCGTACACGTGCGCGATGAGGTCGTTCACCGCGGGCGGGGCGTCGTGGTCGGGCGGCAGCAGGCCGTGCTCCTTGAGCAGGTTGATGGTGGCGTTTACCTCGAGACGATGCATTGGTGCGCGGGCTACTGAGTGTAGCAGGTGACCGCGCGCCGGTCAGCATGATAGCGTAGGCCCATGGCTATGGCGGAACAGGAACCACGGCTGCTGGCGATCGCCGTGCGGCACCGTTCGCGCGGCACGATGCAGGAGCTGGCCGAGGCCAAGGTGACGCGCGAGGGCGGCGTCGCGGACGACTTCCGCGGACGCCCCGGGCGGCGGCAGGTGACGGTGCTGAGCCTGGAGTCGTGGCAGGCGGCGTGCCGGCAGGCGGGCCGCCCGGAGCTGCCGTGGACCACGCGGCGGGCGAACCTGCTGGTCAGCGGCGTCGACCTGGCCGCGGCCGGCGTGCTGCGCATCGGTGAGGTGGAGCTCGAGGTGACCGGCGAGACGGCGCCGTGCGAACGGATGGACGAGGCGTTCGACGGCCTGCGCGCCGCCTTGACGCCGGCGTGGCGCGGCGGCGTGACCTGCCGCGTACTCCGGCCCGGCACCGTGCACCCCGGCGCCCCGGTGTCCGCGCACCCGGCCGGCGCGCCGGCCAGCCCCGCCAACGTACCGAACGACCCGGCCGGCGTGCGTTAGCAGCCCGTGCTGGACGCGGCGTCGACCGACAGCGGCGAGGTACGACAATTCAGCCGGCCGGGCATCGGTGAGCGAGCACCAGCGCGGCCGGCCGGGATAGGTCGCCGCAGCCGCCGCGGCTGGTATCGCGCCGACGGCTGTCGGGGTTGCGCCGCGGACCGCGGCGATCACGACTGCGACCGTCCGGACCGGCGCGCGGACGCGCAACGGTTGCCCGCAACCGGGGCCGCGTGGATGCCACCTCCGGTCCAACGCCGCCGGCCGCCGGCGGTGCGCCGCATACCGGCGGCGGCATGGTTCGTGCACACAGTCAGCTCGACATTGAGCGCGGCGGGCGGGTAGCGGCGGCGTGCTGCTGGCAGACCTGGTGGCGGCGTCAGCGGCGGTAGCGGCGACGCGCTCACGCACCGCAAAGGTAGCGGCGCTGGCCGACTGCCTGGGCCGGCTCAATGCCGGCGAGCGGCGCACCGGAATCGCCTGGCTGTCGGGTGCGCTGCCCGAAGGGCGGATCGGCATCGGCTACGCGGCGCTGCGAGACACCGAGGCGCCGGCGGCGGCAGAGGCCACCCTGACCATACCGCGGGCCGCCGGCGATATCGCCGAACTGGCGCGTACCGGCGGCCCCGGATCCGGAGCGCGGCGCGCCGCCATCCTGGAGCGGCTGCTGTGCCACGCCACCGCCGCGGAGCAGCAGTTTCTGCGCCGGCTGCTGGTCGGCGAGCTGCGTCAGGGCGCCCTGGAGGGCATCATGGCGGACGCGCTGGCCGCGGCCGCCGAAGTGGACGCCGCCGAGGTACGGCGCGCTCTCATGGTGTCGGGCTCGCTTCCCGCGGTCGGCGCGGCGGCGCTCGACGGCGGCGTGGAGGCGCTGCGCGGCTTCCGGCTCACCCTGTTTCGCCCCTTGCTGCCGATGCTCGCCGGTACCGCGCCGGACGTGGCGGCCGCGTTGCAGCGCACCGCAGCCGCGTCGGTCGAGACCAAGTACGACGGCGCCCGCGTGCAGGTGCACCGGTCCGGCGCCGAGGTGCGCGTGTACACCCGCAACCTGCGCGAGGTGTCCGCCAACCTGCCGCACTTGGTGGCCGCGGCGGCCGGCCTGCCGGTGCGCGCGGTGATCCTGGACGGCGAGGTGCTCGCCCTGCACCCCGACGGCCGCCCGCTGCCGTTCCAGGTCACCATGAGCCGGTTCGGCCGCCGCGGCGCGCCGGCGGATGCCGCGGGAGACCGTACCGCGGGCCCCCCGGATGGGCGGCTGCTGGTGCCGTTCTTCTTCGATTGCCTGCACCTGGACGGGGAGGACCTGATCGACCGGCCGCTGAGCGAACGGCTGGCGGCGCTGGACCGCGCTTGCCCGGCCGCACTGCGCGTGCCGCGGGTGATCACGTCGGACCCGGAGCGGGCCGCGCGCCATGCCGGCGACGTGCTCGCGGCCGGCCACGAGGGGGTGATGGTCAAGGCGCTGGACAGCACCTACGAGGCAGGCCGGCGCGGCAGCGGCTGGATCAAGGTGAAGCCGGCGCACACCCTGGACCTGGTGGTGGTGGCGGTCGAGTGGGGATCGGGCCGCCGGCGCGGCTGGCTGAGCAACCTGCACCTGGCCGCGCGCGACACCGAGAGCGGCGGCTTCGCCATGGTAGGCAAGACCTTCAAGGGCATGACCGACGACATGCTGCGCTGGCAGACCGAACGCTTCCTGGAGCTGGAGACGCGGCGCCGGGGCGGCGTGGTGTACGTGCGCCCGGAACAGGTGGTGGAGATCGCCTTCGACGGCATCCAGCGCAGTTCCCGCTACGACTCCGGCATGGCGCTGCGCTTTGCACGCGTCCGGCGCTACCGCGACGACAAGCGCGCCGGCGAAGCCGACACGGTGGCCGCCATGCGTGCACTGCACGTGGGCCACGGCGGAGTTGGACGGAGCGTTGCGTAACCTCCGCTGTCGCCGGCCGCCGCCCGGTACCGGATCGAGGACGAGTTGCAGCGGCTCGCTAGAACCACGTGCGTCTGCTCGCGAAGTGACAGAACCCGCCTTACCGGAAGTGGCAGGTCACTCGGCGGTGGCCTCCGGGGTCGTCTTGGATGCTGGCGCCGGCGTGCCGTTGGATGGACGCCAAGGGCCGGTCAACGCACCCTCGATGCGGGCAACTCGCTCAGCCAAGGCGTGCACGTCGCGGCGTATCTCCGCCAGCTCGGTACGCAGTTCCGCCACGTCGGTGCGCAACTCGGTGCGGGCGCTCGCCAGGGCGGCGGCAACGGAGTCCATGCGTTGCTCCAGGCGGCGGCTCTGCAGGACGACGACCGGCACCAGCACGGCCAGCAGAGCCACGCCGACACCAGCGATGGCGACTGCCTCGGTACTCACAGGCGATCACCATCCCTCGACTGGCCCAGCGGCGTCAAGCCGGCGCGGGGGGAATCGCGGGCGAGGTGGCGGATGGTGGCGGTTGGGTGGCGGAGGCGGATGGATGACCGGCAGCGGCGAATCGGCTATCATGGTGAGACGTGAATCCGGCACCATCCAACTGGGACGAAGACCCGCTGATCCGCTGGTTGACCGGGATCGACGGCATCGTACCGCCGTTCTGCGTGGAGATGGTCCTCGCCGACGGCAGCCGCTACTCCCTGCACTCGATCACCTCACAGGACGAGGACACCGGCGCCGCGGTGGTGCGCATCTGGGACTATCGCGGCCTGTCGGACGAAGAGGTCGACGCGGTGCGCGACCAGGTGATGGCGCTTGAGGACGGTGCCCGGCTGCTGGAGCCGGCCAGCCTGCATCCGCGCCTGGCCTGGGCCGCGGTGCGGATGCGCCTGCCCGACATCGCGCACTGCATCGAGAGCTACGCACCGCTGTGGCCGGAACGCCGGGAACAGCCGCGCACCCCGCAGCGCGGCATCGGCTTCGGCCGCTGACCTGCCCGGCTCTCTTCAGTTCACCAACCACTCGTCGTCGGGGTCGAAGGCCGGCATCACGAAGTTGAGTATGGTCATCGATGCGGCGCCGGGGACAGCCCGGTGCACGACGCCCGGAGGTATGAATATCGCATCGCCGGCGGCCACGGGCCGCAGTTCGCCGTCGAATTCCATCTGTCCCTCGCCCGACAGCACGTAGTAGATCTCGGTAAGGCGGCGGTGGTAGTGGCGCTCGCTGTCCTGCTTCACCTCCACCAGGTGCAGGCTGGCGCGCCCCTCGGCGGCCTCGGCGAACGCGCGCCGGGCGGTGCCGCACGGACAGGCGATGCCCGGCAGGCCGCTGAGGCGCACTATCTGGCCCTGGACGGCGCCCGCCATCACGCGTCCTCCAGGTCGAGCAGGTAGCGCTGCGCCGGGCTCAGGCGCGCCGCCGTCTCCGGGCGCAGGTAGGCGCGCTGGTCGGTCTGCTGCGCCAGGTGGCGCGGATTGAAGTAGCAGTGCAGGCAGCGCCGGTGCGCGTCCGGCGTGCGGTTCAAGGTGCCGCCGTGCCAGGTGTAGGAGTTGAACACGGCGACGCTGCCGGCCGGCCCGGTGATCAGCTCCTCGTCCGGGTGCGGCGCCTTGGGATCGTCGAGCACCTCCCTCGGTTGGGCGAACGTGCAGGTGCCGGGCACCATGCGCGTGCAGCCGTTCTCGGCGGTGAAGTCATCGAGCATCCACACCGAGTTGCAGCCGTAGCGCGGCGGCGGCGCGTCGCGCCTGCCGTCCTGGTGGAGCGCCTGCAGACCGTTGCCCGGCGTCGCGTCGCGCGCGTTCAGCGAACCGAGATGAAAGGGTGCGTCGATCACGCAGTGCACGGCCGCCAGCAGCAGCGGGTGCGACCACACGCGGTCGAACACGTCGCCCTTGTTCACCAGGTCGGCCAGGCGGCGCGCGCCTTTCTCCTGGTGCACCTCCAGGCCGGCCACCGCTCCCTCCGCGGCCACCAGTTCCTCGAACCGCTCGCGTAGCGCGGCCAGCCAGTCGGCATCGATCAGCCCGGGCAGCAGCGTGTATCCCTTGCGCCGCAACTCGCCGCGCTGGCGGTCGCTGAGCAACTCGGCGGAGGAGCCGAGGTTGGCAAGACATTGTTCCATGGTCATGACGTGTTTCCGTGCCACAGGATGCCGCGTATGGGGCATTCCGGGAAGCCCGCCCCTTTTGCCGCGCAGCGACGGCCGGTAGGCTGCACGCGGGAGGAGGCACGAAACGATGGCACTGAAGGTACACGTGACCGGGGTGAGCGGGTTGATTGGGGACGTGGTGTATGCGCACCTGGCGGCGCAGCCGGAGCGCTACGAGGTGACCGGCAGCGGGCGGCGCTACGAGCCGTCCGACCGGGTGGCGGCGGGACGGGCGCTCGGTTGCCCGCCGGAGCGCTTCACGCGCGCCGACCTGACCGACTTGGCCGCGGTGGAGCGGGCGTTTGCCGGCGCCGAGGTGGTGGTGCACATGGGTGCGGTGCCGGATCCGTCGGCGCCGTTCGAGGCGATCCTGAACAGCAACGTGGTGGGCGGCTACCACGCGCTCGAAGCGTGCCGGCGGCGGGGGGTTCGCCGCATCGTCTACGCGAGCACGGTCATGACCGACTGGGGCTACCAGTTCGACGAGCCCTACAAGGCGATCCGCGAGGCGCGCTTCGACGCCGTGCCGGCGGACTTTCGCCGCGTTACCCACCGCGACGCGGTGCGCCCCACCGAGCCCTACTCGGCCAGCAAGGTGTGGGGCGAGGGGCTGTGCCGCGCCTACGCCGACGGTCACGGCCTGTCGTGCCTGTGCCTGCGCATCGGCGGCGTGAACGGCGACGACGCGCCGCGCGGCGCCGCCGGGTCGGCGCTGTGGTGCAGCCAGCGCGACGTCGCCGTCGCCACCGAAATGGCCGTCAACGCGCCGCCGGAGATGCGCTTCGGAATCTTCTACGCCGTTTCGGACAACCGCCACCGCTGGCTCGACACCGAGCACACCCGCGCCGTGCTCGGCTTCCAGCCCGCCGACCGCGCCGAAGACCGGCTGTAAACCGCGGTTGCCGGGGGCGGTGCGAGAGGCCTACTCCGCCGTGGCGGGGAAGGCGGCGATGGCGGCCAGGGCGGTGGCTATGCGCTGCCTGGCGGCGTCCACCCGTTCCGGCGGCCAGTCGCCGAAGCCGCGGCCGGTCTTGGCGCCGTAGTCGCCGGCCGCCGCCGGATCGGCGAGCAGGTCGGCCACCCCGCCGGCGGCCAGGTCGGGCCACACTTCTCGGGCGATGGCTGCGATCACGTCCAGGCCGGCCAGGTCGGAGACCTCGAACGGCCCTGCCACCGCCAGACGGCGGCCGAAGCTGCCGCTAACCACGGCATCGACATCGGCGGCTCCGGCCACGCCTCCTTCCACGAGGGCGACTGCCTCGCGCAGCAGCGCCTGCTGCAGCCGGTTGGCGATGAAGCCGGCGACCTCCCGTTGCAGGACCACCGGACGCTTGCCGAGGCTTTGGTACAGGGCGCACACCCGCTGCACCACGTCCACGTCGGTGCCGGGATGCGGCACGATCTCCACCACCGGCAGCAGGTGCGGGGGGTTGAAATAGTGGGCCACCAGGATGCGCTCCGGGTGGCGGGAACCGGCGGCCAGGATGCTCGGCATGAAGGTGGAGGTGTTGCTCGCCAGCACCACTTCCGCGCCGCAGGCGCGGTCCAGTTCGGCGAACACTCGCTGCTTCAGGGACAGGTCCTCGCTGACCGCCTCGACCACCAGGTCGGCGCCGGCCACCGCCCGGGCCAGGGAGGCGTGCGCGGTGACCCGCAGCATGGCGGAGGCGCAGTCGGCGCGCGCGGCCAGACCGAGGCCGGCCAGGGTGTCCGCGGCGCGACGCATGTTGGCCAGCCCCTGCTCCAGCGCGGCGGCCGAGGCGTCGGTGATCGCCACCCGGCGGCCCGCCACCGCGAATTCCAGCGCAATCCCGTGCCCCATCAGGCCGGCGCCAATCACCGCCACCCGCTCGATTGCCGCGGCGCTGTTCCTTGTCGTCATGTCGTTCCCTCTCTCGTCCGGCGCTACGCGCCGCACCGGACCCGGCCTGCAACAGGTGCGCCGTTTCCCTACACTACGCGGCGGAGGGAGGCGCGTGAAGGAGTTGAAGCTAGGGGTGGCCGGGCTCGGCCACGGTCGTACGCTGTTGCAGGCGAACACGGCCGCGGGCAACCACCTGCGGCTGCGGGTGACGGCGGTGTGCGACACCGACGGCGAGCGCGCCCGGGCGGCTGCCGAGCGCTACGGCGTGCCCTTTGCCACCACCGACTATGCCGAGCTGGCGGCGCGCCCGGAACTGGACGTGATCGGCATCTACACGCCCGGGCCGCTGCACGCGCCGCAGATCCTGGCCGCCCTCGACGCCGGCAAGCACGTGATGGTGACCAAGTCGATGGTGTACACCATGGCGGAGGCGGAGCAGGTGGTGGCGGCGGTGGAACGCACCGGGCGCGTGTTGCTGGTAAGCCAGTCGCTGCGCGGGCGGTTCGACTTCATGGAAGCGAAGCGCGCGTGCGACGCCGGTGAGATCGGCGAGCCCTATCTGGCCGAGTCGCATTACATCCACGACCTGCGCCCCGTGTACGACTACTCGCCGTGGCGCGTGCAGATGCCGCAGGACCTGATCCTGGGCGGCGCCTGCCACCCGATCGACCTGCTGCGCTGGTTCATGGGCGACATCGCGGAGGTGCACTGCTACGGCCAGCGCAGCGGCCTGGCGCCGGAGTATCCGCGGGAGGACAACTTCGTGATCAACGTGCGCTTCGCCAGCGGGCGCATCGGACGCATCGCCAACTACCTCGGCGTGGTGGAGCCGCCCGGAGAGGTGATGAACGAGCTCACCGTGTACGGCACGAAAGGGGTGCTGCGCAACGCCCGCAAGACGGTGGACGGAGAGGGCTATCTGCCGGCGCGCTCCTCGGAGGCGGCATTCGTGAGCCGGCTGCCGCTCGGCCACCACCAGGAGATGCTGGTGCTGATGGCGCACCTGGCGGAGTGCATCCTGGACGGCAGGACGCCGTGGGTCGGCGTGCGCGAAGGAGCGCGCGTGGTGGCCACCGGACTGGCGTGCTGGGAGTCGCTGCGCAGCGGCCGGCCGGTCAAGGTGCGCAATGAATTCTGAGCCGGCGCCGGACGGCGAGAAGCCGCCGCAACTGCGGATGCAGTTTCGGGCGTTCGCGTCGCTGCAAGCGGTCAGCCTGCCGCCCGGCTACACCCTTGCCACCCTGGCGGAGCGGGATCTGGACGATTGGATCGCCGTGCTGAACGCCACCGGCCGGCTCGGCGCCTGGGACTTGGCGCGCGCCGAGCGCTGTCTGAACGACCCGCGTCCGGTGGTGCCCGCGGGCACGTACCTGGTCATGCATCGCGGCCGCCCGGTGGCCACCGCCTGCACCGTGCTGCCGACGCCCGCCGAGCCGCGCCATGAGCTGGGCTGGGTGGCGGTCGATCCCGCCCACCAGGGCCGCGGACTCGGGCTGCAGGTATGCCGGGCGGTGCTTTGGTACGCTCGCCGGCACGGCTGGACGGCGACCATCCTCAACACCGACGACTGGCGCCTGCCCGCCATCAGGACCTATCTGAAGCTCGGCTTCGAGCCGGAGATCACCCACGACAGCCACCCCGCGCGCTGGCAGGAGGTCCACCGCCTGCTCGCAACCCCGGCGGCGGCATCATTACCAGGAACACGAGGAGGGGCAAAATGATCAAGCGGTTCGGCGATGGCCGGGACTGGTTCTTTGGCAAGCGGTTCGGGATGTTCATCCACTGGGGGCTGTACGCCATCCCGGCGTGGCACGAGCAGATCCTGTGGCGCGGCGACATCAAGCGGCGCGACTACGAGAAGCTGGTGGACGAGTTCAATCCCCGGCAGTTCAACCCGGACGCCTGGCTCGACGTGCTGCAGGAGGCCGGCATGGAGTACCTGTGCGTGACCACCAAGCACCACGACGGCTTCTGCCTGTGGGACACGGCGTACACCGACTACAACGTGATGCGCTCGCCGTACGGCAAGGACATCATCGGCATGCTGGCCGAGGCGTGCCACCGCCGCGGCGTGGTGCTGGGCTTCTACTACTCGCTGCCCGACTGGCACCACCGGCACTACCCCAACCTGGGCCGCCACCACGAGATGCTCGGTCCGCGCCCGGGCGACGAGCCGGACGAGGACAAGTACCTGGAGTTCGTGGCCAACCAGGTGCGCGAGCTGCTCACCGGCTACGGCAGGCTGGGCGAGTTCTTCTGGGACATCAACGTGGCGCAGTTCCACGCTCCCGAGCTCAACCGGATGATCCGGGAGTTGCAGCCGGACGCGCTGATCAACGACCGCGGGCCCGCGCCCGGCGACTACTCCACCCCGGAGCGGCACGTGCCGGAGGGGGCGGCGTTCAGCAGTCCCACCGAGGCGGTGCAGTCGCTCGGCCGGGAGAGCTGGGGCTACCGCGACGGCGAGGACTACTACGCGCACAAGTTCCTGATGCAGAGCGTGGACCGCATCCTGGCGATGGGCGGCAACTACCTGCTCAACGTGGGCCCGAAGGCGGACGGCACCTTCCCCGACGAGTGCACGGCGGCGCTGCGCCGCATCGGCGACTGGTACGGGCGCGTGCGGGAGGCATTCGACGGCACCGTGCCGTGCTCGTACCTGGTGCAGCGCGCCTCGGCGGGGGCGTCGGGACACGCCCTGTTCCGCTATGACGAGCTGCTGCTGACGCGGCGCGGCAACACCATCTACGTGCACTGCCCGTACGACCTGCAAACCGGCGGCGCCGTGCTCAGCGGGTTCGCGGAGGAGCCGCGCGCGGCCACCCTGCTCAATGACGGCCGCGAGCTGGCGTGGACGGTGGACGTGATCCCGTGGCGCTGGACCGCGCGCCCCTGCCTGCGCATCCGCGACCTGCCGGTGAACGAGCTCACCGGCGAGGTGCTGGTCATCAAGCTGGAACTGGACGACGAGTCGACCGCCTGAGCGCGGGGACAATCGCTCACGGAGCGGACGCCCGAGCGTGCCGGCCAGGCGCCGCGCGGGCCGGCACGCTCAGCGCTGCCGCCGGCGGGCCACGTGGCTGGCGGCGTTGCGAACCAGCGCCGTGACCAGCCAGGCGAAGAACGCCAGCAGCATCAGCGCCATCACACCCATCCCAGCGGCCACGGCAATGCGTCCGGCCAGCGGCGTGTCGGCGGTGAGCATCGCCCCGACAATCCCGGCCAGGCGACCGCCGGCCAGCGCCGCCACCGTCACGATCATCCCGATCGCGATCAGCCACACCACCAGGTTGACGATCGGATGCGCCAACTGTCGATCACGAGCCCCCACGATGGTCTCAGTATACTCTGATCCCGCCTCGCCACTCAGGTTGACACGATTCTCGGGTTTCACTAGTTTCGTGACATGAAGAACGTGACGGTTTCGTTGCCGGAAGACACCGCGCGGTGGCTGCGTGTAGCGGCAGCCAAGGCCGACCGCAGCGTGTCCGGCTGGCTGGCCGAGCTACTCGACAAGATGCGGCATCAGGAGGATGAGTACGAGACAGCGATGGCACGCTACCTGGCGATGAAACCTCGCAAGCTGCAGTGGGTCGACGGTCGCAAGCCGACCCGTGATGAGTTGCATGACCGGGCCAGTTTTCGTTGACACCAACGTACTCGTCTACCGTCACGACTCCGCAGACGCTGCCAAGCAGACACGTGCGGAGAGCTGGATCACCTGCATCGCCGAACTTCGGGCCGGGCGGCTGAGCTTCCAGGTTCTCCAGGTACTGTACGCCACGCTTACGCGCAAGCTGCAGCCGAACCTTGAGCGGCAGGAAGCGCGCGAGATAGTCGAGCTCCTCGCGTCCTGGAACCCGCTCGCCATAGACCTGCCCCTGATCAAGCGAGCTTGGGATCTACAGGATCGCTACTCGCTGTCCTGGTGGGACGCGCTCATCGTGGCAGCGGCGCAGGCCAGCGACTGCCGTGTGCTGCTGACCGAGGATTTGCAGCACGGCCAGAGGTTTGGGAGGGTGCGTGTGATCGATCCGTTTGCGTCCCCGGAGCGGTCGCCGGCGGAGCTCCTCGCGTCGGTGAGAGCAGACTAGCTCCGTGGCACAGCGCCGGCGGCAACGACGCTCGACATGGGGTCGACAACACAGACCATCTGTCCGGGATACCGCCCCGTTTGCCTGTTCCGCCACTTTCACCAGACCGCATCGCTCGATCGCGAAGATGGCGTGCTCAATCTTACTGGTTGATATCGGCCCGTTGACACGACTCTCACCCGTCGCTATCTTCGAGTATGAACTGCAGGCACCGAATGCGTCGTCAAGATGACCAGTACGAAGCAGCGATGGAGCGCTGTCTGGCGATCGAACCACGCAACTTTGAATGGGTGGACGGACGCCAGCCCACCCGCGACGAACTGCATGCCAGAGCCAACGTCTCTGAGGCTAGCGCAGCTTGTTCTTCTGAACATCAGACGGGACCGCCGGACCTACGGTCGAGGAAAGCTCCGTGAGGTATGCGCCAGACGAGTTCTCAAGACACGAATATGAGGTAAAGAACGTCTTTACGGAGGGCGACTCCTTCCCGGCAGTGGTATTCTATCTTCGCTACAATGATTCGGTAGAGATCGACATCGAAGGAGTTCTAAAGAAGACGGGGTTGTGGAGCGACCCTGACGAATCCGAGCCTCAGCGAACATATCACATGTTGTTTGAGATTGCACCTCGCAATGGAGATGCCGGGACAGTTGATCTCTACGTCCGCCGATTCGTCGCCGAGTACAGGAAGAACACTTGATCACCGTCACCGCTACCGTTCCGGAAGAGTTGCCACATGTACCCGGATTATCGCCGGACAATTTGGAGATCATACGCAATCATCCTTTGGCTAGTTTCCATAAGTTGGTGTCGAATCTCTGTCTCAACTTGAACGTATCGAAGCAACTCGATGACTTTAGGGCTCTGCAGGATGGCTGGCTTGAAGGTGAGGGCGTTGCACCGCCCACACCGGGTCTCGATTGGCTGTCTGAAGGTTTCGCACAACACTTCCCCTGGGACCTTAGACCGCCGTATATCTACCCCACCGTAGCAGGTGGAGTTCAAGCCGAATGGTCGCTCGGCTCGAACGAAGTC encodes:
- a CDS encoding alpha-L-fucosidase, with amino-acid sequence MIKRFGDGRDWFFGKRFGMFIHWGLYAIPAWHEQILWRGDIKRRDYEKLVDEFNPRQFNPDAWLDVLQEAGMEYLCVTTKHHDGFCLWDTAYTDYNVMRSPYGKDIIGMLAEACHRRGVVLGFYYSLPDWHHRHYPNLGRHHEMLGPRPGDEPDEDKYLEFVANQVRELLTGYGRLGEFFWDINVAQFHAPELNRMIRELQPDALINDRGPAPGDYSTPERHVPEGAAFSSPTEAVQSLGRESWGYRDGEDYYAHKFLMQSVDRILAMGGNYLLNVGPKADGTFPDECTAALRRIGDWYGRVREAFDGTVPCSYLVQRASAGASGHALFRYDELLLTRRGNTIYVHCPYDLQTGGAVLSGFAEEPRAATLLNDGRELAWTVDVIPWRWTARPCLRIRDLPVNELTGEVLVIKLELDDESTA
- a CDS encoding GNAT family N-acetyltransferase; protein product: MNSEPAPDGEKPPQLRMQFRAFASLQAVSLPPGYTLATLAERDLDDWIAVLNATGRLGAWDLARAERCLNDPRPVVPAGTYLVMHRGRPVATACTVLPTPAEPRHELGWVAVDPAHQGRGLGLQVCRAVLWYARRHGWTATILNTDDWRLPAIRTYLKLGFEPEITHDSHPARWQEVHRLLATPAAASLPGTRGGAK
- a CDS encoding PIN domain-containing protein; its protein translation is MTGPVFVDTNVLVYRHDSADAAKQTRAESWITCIAELRAGRLSFQVLQVLYATLTRKLQPNLERQEAREIVELLASWNPLAIDLPLIKRAWDLQDRYSLSWWDALIVAAAQASDCRVLLTEDLQHGQRFGRVRVIDPFASPERSPAELLASVRAD
- a CDS encoding Gfo/Idh/MocA family oxidoreductase — translated: MKELKLGVAGLGHGRTLLQANTAAGNHLRLRVTAVCDTDGERARAAAERYGVPFATTDYAELAARPELDVIGIYTPGPLHAPQILAALDAGKHVMVTKSMVYTMAEAEQVVAAVERTGRVLLVSQSLRGRFDFMEAKRACDAGEIGEPYLAESHYIHDLRPVYDYSPWRVQMPQDLILGGACHPIDLLRWFMGDIAEVHCYGQRSGLAPEYPREDNFVINVRFASGRIGRIANYLGVVEPPGEVMNELTVYGTKGVLRNARKTVDGEGYLPARSSEAAFVSRLPLGHHQEMLVLMAHLAECILDGRTPWVGVREGARVVATGLACWESLRSGRPVKVRNEF